A genomic region of Nitrospirota bacterium contains the following coding sequences:
- a CDS encoding OsmC family protein: MLHAKVKWVEGLQFVGESETKHAIVMDADPEVGGGNTGMRPMELLLVGLGGCSGMDVASILRKKRQQVTGISINLKGEKADSYPKKFTAIEVEFIVAGKDLSEEAVRKAVEASMEKYCSVKATLEGVAKITHSYKIVPA, translated from the coding sequence ATGCTTCATGCAAAAGTAAAATGGGTCGAAGGGCTTCAGTTCGTGGGCGAGTCGGAGACGAAGCATGCCATAGTGATGGATGCCGACCCTGAAGTGGGCGGCGGCAACACCGGCATGAGGCCGATGGAGCTCCTCCTCGTCGGTCTCGGCGGATGCTCCGGAATGGATGTGGCGTCGATACTCCGGAAGAAGCGCCAGCAGGTGACCGGCATCTCGATCAACCTCAAGGGCGAAAAGGCGGACTCCTACCCCAAGAAGTTCACCGCGATAGAGGTGGAGTTCATCGTTGCAGGAAAGGACCTCTCCGAGGAGGCGGTGCGGAAAGCGGTAGAGGCCTCGATGGAGAAATACTGCTCCGTCAAGGCGACCCTCGAGGGGGTGGCAAAGATCACCCATAGTTACAAGATCGTCCCGGCGTAA
- the rny gene encoding ribonuclease Y, which produces MENIVIAALIAVVVGVACGLIFSRIYKNTLKSEKESIQRERERTLEDAKREVEAIKKEAAIAAKDQAYQAKVEAEKEIRERTRELNQLDKRLRQKEEQLEKKMDQLEKREHDFNRKEREFGSRERALTDKENHYTQLIKEQTQALERISGVSSEDARRELFRRVEEESRFESAKLAKRIEDEARENAERKAKEVISMAIQRYSSDYVADATVSAVSLPNDEMKGRIIGREGRNIRAFEAATGVDIIIDDTPEVVTLSAHDPVRREVARLSLERLVGDGRIHPARIEEIVEKVKREVDGTIREEGEKAVFDLGVTGMHPELVRTIGRLRYRSSYGQNMLQHSKEVAYLAGMMAGELGVDIKLAKRGGLLHDIGKAIDHEVEGSHQDIGAALAKKHGEGDKVINAILAHHGETDFTCVESALVAAADALSAARPGVRRESIENYLKRLEKLEELAMSFNGVEKCYAIQAGREIRIIVKPESVNDEMCAVVSRDLARKIESEMTYPGQIKVTVIREARYVDYAK; this is translated from the coding sequence ATGGAAAACATCGTAATCGCCGCACTCATCGCCGTCGTCGTCGGAGTCGCCTGCGGCCTGATCTTCTCACGAATTTATAAAAATACCCTGAAATCAGAGAAAGAGTCCATTCAGCGGGAGCGCGAACGGACGCTCGAGGACGCGAAAAGAGAGGTCGAGGCGATAAAGAAAGAGGCTGCGATCGCCGCGAAGGACCAGGCCTACCAGGCGAAGGTCGAGGCCGAAAAAGAGATCAGGGAGCGGACCAGGGAGCTCAACCAGCTGGATAAGCGGCTCCGCCAGAAAGAGGAGCAGCTCGAGAAGAAGATGGACCAGCTCGAAAAACGGGAACATGACTTCAACCGCAAGGAGCGGGAGTTCGGTTCCCGGGAGCGTGCGCTTACCGATAAAGAGAACCACTATACCCAGCTCATCAAGGAGCAGACCCAGGCCCTCGAACGCATATCCGGTGTCAGCTCGGAGGATGCCCGGCGCGAGCTCTTCCGGCGCGTCGAGGAGGAATCCAGGTTCGAATCGGCAAAACTGGCAAAGAGGATCGAGGACGAGGCGCGGGAGAATGCCGAGCGGAAGGCCAAAGAGGTCATCAGCATGGCGATCCAGCGCTACTCCAGCGATTACGTCGCCGACGCGACAGTCTCGGCAGTGAGCCTGCCCAACGATGAGATGAAGGGCAGGATCATCGGCCGGGAGGGGAGAAACATCAGGGCCTTCGAGGCTGCCACCGGCGTCGATATCATCATCGACGACACCCCCGAAGTGGTGACCCTTTCGGCACACGATCCGGTGCGGCGCGAGGTTGCGCGTCTTTCGCTCGAGCGGCTCGTCGGCGACGGGCGCATCCACCCGGCACGGATCGAGGAGATCGTCGAGAAGGTGAAACGCGAGGTCGACGGCACGATCAGGGAAGAGGGAGAAAAAGCGGTCTTCGATCTCGGCGTCACCGGCATGCACCCGGAGCTCGTCAGGACCATCGGCAGACTGCGGTACCGCTCCTCCTACGGCCAGAACATGCTCCAGCATTCGAAAGAGGTCGCCTACCTGGCGGGCATGATGGCAGGAGAGCTGGGCGTCGATATAAAGCTCGCCAAGCGCGGCGGCCTGCTGCACGATATCGGCAAGGCGATCGACCACGAGGTGGAAGGGTCGCACCAGGACATTGGCGCGGCGCTCGCAAAGAAGCACGGCGAAGGCGACAAAGTCATCAACGCCATACTCGCCCACCACGGCGAGACCGATTTCACCTGCGTCGAGTCCGCGCTCGTGGCTGCGGCCGACGCCCTCTCGGCAGCGCGCCCGGGCGTCAGGCGGGAGAGCATCGAGAACTACCTGAAGCGCCTCGAGAAGCTCGAGGAGCTCGCCATGTCCTTCAACGGCGTCGAGAAGTGCTACGCCATTCAGGCGGGCAGAGAAATACGGATCATCGTCAAGCCCGAGAGCGTGAACGACGAGATGTGCGCCGTCGTCTCACGGGACCTTGCGCGGAAGATAGAGTCGGAGATGACCTATCCCGGCCAGATCAAGGTGACGGTTATCCGCGAGGCGCGCTATGTCGATTACGCAAAGTAG
- a CDS encoding TIGR00282 family metallophosphoesterase — protein MKALFIGDIVGKPGRDAVRALLPNLVSRYKIDLVIANGENAAGGFGITDKTAAEIFESGVQIVTTGNHVWDKKETVSYLAKEHRVLRPLNFPPGTPGTGSIVLSLAPSLPSVKVAVVSVMGRVFMAPLDCPFRTTDAEIEKLRESTNIIIIDLHAEATSEKIAFGYYLDGRVSAVIGTHTHVQTADERILQHGTAYITDVGMTGPQVSVIGIEKEQIVERFLTQMPRKYDVAGGRAILSAVVIEIDEQSGRATGIQRVQLTYP, from the coding sequence ATGAAAGCGCTCTTTATCGGGGACATCGTCGGAAAGCCGGGGAGGGATGCGGTCCGGGCCCTGCTCCCGAACCTCGTCAGCAGGTACAAGATCGATCTCGTCATCGCCAACGGAGAGAACGCCGCCGGCGGCTTCGGCATCACCGACAAGACGGCGGCGGAGATATTCGAGAGCGGCGTCCAGATCGTCACCACCGGCAATCATGTCTGGGACAAGAAGGAGACCGTCTCCTACCTCGCCAAAGAGCACAGGGTACTCCGTCCCCTCAACTTTCCTCCGGGCACTCCCGGCACGGGCAGTATCGTCCTTTCACTCGCTCCCTCCCTGCCCTCGGTAAAGGTCGCGGTCGTGAGTGTTATGGGCAGGGTCTTCATGGCGCCCCTCGACTGCCCCTTCAGGACGACCGACGCCGAGATCGAAAAGCTCAGGGAATCGACGAACATCATTATTATCGACCTCCACGCAGAGGCGACTTCCGAGAAGATCGCCTTCGGCTATTACCTGGACGGCAGAGTCAGTGCGGTCATCGGGACGCACACCCATGTGCAGACGGCGGATGAGAGGATCCTGCAGCACGGCACCGCCTACATCACCGACGTGGGGATGACCGGCCCCCAGGTTTCGGTGATCGGCATCGAGAAGGAGCAGATCGTCGAGCGGTTCCTTACCCAGATGCCCCGGAAATACGATGTCGCCGGCGGCAGGGCGATTCTCTCGGCCGTCGTTATCGAAATAGACGAACAGAGCGGCAGAGCCACCGGCATACAGAGAGTGCAGCTGACGTATCCTTGA
- a CDS encoding PAS domain S-box protein, with translation MEPLAERGAGGRSGAAVMKSVAAVALITFAGMTAYEALKQALFPAISLWGSHIVTIVFSTVVAAAASLFVLRRHRRMHRQFIDELGRRIQAERRAREQFSFLQNLIDAIPTPIFYKDTDGVYRGCNKAFSAFTGVPQEEIIGKAAHDVVPKEIADRYVVMDKELFAYPGTQEYELLSLDPGGAARYALFSKATYTDSEGKIAGIVGVIFDITRQKQSERELRDYRAHLEDIVKERTAELILANEQLQASEERYRSLYNHTPVMLHSIDRNGRLVSVSLYWLGKLGYEQGEVIGRRLTDFMTGSSRRYAEETSLPLFMKNGYCRDIPYQFVTKSGEVIDVLLSAVAERDAAGEMVRSLAVLIDVTERRRIEAEKETLEAQLIQSQKMEAVGQLAGGIAHDFNNILTAIISYGGLLEMKMEGGDPLRLYVSQILASAEKAAHLTQGLLAFSRKQIIDPRPVPANSIVRGVERLMSRIIREDIELRTDLAGEDFIVMADSIQIEQVLINLAANARDAMPQGGSLTIKTGRTFIDEHFTAKHGFGRPGPYALISVADTGTGMDEKTRSRIFEPFFTTKEVGKGTGLGLAMVYGIIKQHNGYITVESEPGRGTTFRLLLPISASAIEEMPAAPEAIPKGNKETVLLAEDNPEVRQGTREILEEFGYLVIEAVDGEDALARFDEQQDGIALLILDVIMPKMNGREVYEAIRNKVPAIKALFISGYTDEIIHKRGLLDRELRYIAKPVSPGDLLRKVREVLDKD, from the coding sequence ATGGAGCCGTTAGCGGAACGCGGAGCCGGCGGGCGTTCCGGCGCCGCCGTGATGAAGAGTGTGGCAGCGGTGGCGTTGATCACCTTTGCCGGCATGACCGCCTATGAGGCGCTCAAGCAGGCGCTTTTCCCCGCTATCTCGCTCTGGGGGTCCCATATCGTTACCATCGTCTTCAGCACCGTCGTCGCGGCTGCCGCGTCCCTTTTCGTATTACGGCGGCACCGGCGCATGCATCGGCAGTTCATCGACGAGCTGGGGAGGCGCATACAGGCCGAGCGCAGGGCGCGTGAGCAGTTCAGCTTCCTCCAGAACCTCATCGACGCCATCCCCACGCCGATATTCTACAAGGATACCGACGGTGTTTACCGGGGGTGCAACAAGGCCTTTTCAGCATTCACCGGTGTGCCACAGGAAGAGATCATCGGAAAAGCGGCGCACGATGTCGTTCCCAAAGAGATTGCCGACCGTTATGTTGTCATGGATAAGGAACTGTTTGCCTATCCCGGCACGCAGGAGTACGAGCTCCTTTCTCTCGATCCCGGCGGGGCGGCCCGGTACGCCCTGTTCAGCAAGGCCACCTATACTGACTCCGAAGGCAAGATAGCAGGCATCGTCGGCGTCATTTTCGATATCACCCGGCAGAAGCAGAGCGAGCGGGAGCTGCGCGACTACCGGGCCCATCTCGAGGACATCGTAAAGGAGCGCACCGCGGAGCTGATCCTCGCCAACGAGCAGCTCCAGGCGAGCGAGGAGCGGTACCGTTCCCTTTATAACCATACTCCCGTCATGCTCCATTCCATCGACCGGAACGGCAGGCTGGTGAGCGTGAGCCTGTATTGGCTCGGGAAGCTCGGCTACGAGCAGGGCGAAGTGATAGGACGCAGGCTTACCGACTTCATGACCGGGTCGTCGCGGCGGTATGCCGAGGAGACGAGCCTGCCCCTCTTCATGAAGAACGGGTACTGCAGGGACATCCCCTATCAGTTCGTCACGAAGAGCGGCGAGGTCATCGACGTGCTCCTCTCAGCAGTGGCCGAGCGCGATGCCGCCGGAGAGATGGTCCGCTCCCTGGCGGTGCTGATCGATGTTACCGAGCGGAGGAGGATCGAGGCCGAGAAGGAGACGCTCGAGGCCCAGCTCATTCAGTCGCAGAAGATGGAGGCGGTAGGGCAGCTCGCGGGCGGCATCGCCCACGATTTCAACAATATCCTGACGGCGATCATCAGTTACGGCGGGCTTCTCGAGATGAAGATGGAGGGCGGCGACCCCCTGCGCCTGTACGTGAGCCAGATACTCGCCTCGGCAGAGAAGGCGGCCCACCTCACCCAGGGGCTCCTCGCCTTCAGCAGAAAGCAGATCATCGACCCCCGGCCCGTGCCCGCCAACAGTATCGTACGGGGCGTCGAAAGGCTCATGTCCCGGATCATCAGAGAGGATATCGAGCTCAGGACCGATCTCGCCGGCGAGGACTTCATAGTCATGGCCGATTCCATTCAGATCGAGCAGGTATTGATAAACCTTGCAGCGAACGCGCGGGATGCGATGCCCCAGGGCGGGAGCCTCACCATTAAAACCGGGCGGACCTTTATCGATGAACACTTCACGGCAAAGCACGGTTTCGGCAGACCGGGCCCCTATGCGCTGATATCCGTCGCCGATACCGGGACCGGCATGGATGAAAAGACGAGATCGAGGATCTTCGAGCCCTTCTTCACCACCAAAGAGGTAGGGAAGGGGACAGGGCTCGGCCTTGCGATGGTCTACGGCATCATCAAGCAGCACAACGGGTACATCACCGTCGAGAGCGAGCCGGGCAGGGGGACCACCTTCAGGCTGCTCCTGCCTATCAGCGCTTCCGCGATAGAGGAGATGCCGGCGGCGCCAGAGGCGATCCCCAAGGGAAACAAGGAGACGGTGCTCCTTGCTGAAGACAACCCGGAGGTGAGGCAGGGCACGCGGGAGATCCTGGAAGAGTTCGGCTATCTCGTCATAGAGGCGGTCGACGGAGAGGACGCCCTTGCCCGGTTCGATGAGCAGCAGGACGGGATAGCGCTCCTCATCCTCGATGTCATCATGCCGAAGATGAACGGCAGAGAGGTGTACGAAGCGATACGAAATAAGGTTCCGGCAATAAAGGCCCTCTTCATCAGCGGCTATACGGACGAGATCATCCACAAGAGGGGCCTGCTCGATCGCGAGCTCAGGTATATAGCAAAGCCGGTCTCGCCGGGCGACCTCCTGCGGAAAGTCCGCGAAGTGCTGGACAAAGACTAA
- a CDS encoding macro domain-containing protein, with the protein MHVIAERMVNGKRLRLVRGDITERDVDAVVNAANSRLQHGGGVAGAIVRKGGRSIQEESDRIGFVPVGHAALTAAGALPAKYVIHAVGPRMGEGDEENKLRNAVVSTLTLASEKGFRSVSLPAISSGIFGFPKDRCARILVAEARKFLQEHPASSLEVVEFCIFDDQTLGYFRQEFDTI; encoded by the coding sequence ATGCACGTGATCGCAGAGCGTATGGTGAATGGTAAGAGGCTGCGTCTCGTCAGGGGAGATATCACCGAGCGGGATGTGGATGCGGTCGTGAACGCCGCCAATTCGCGCCTCCAGCACGGCGGCGGCGTTGCCGGCGCCATAGTCCGCAAGGGAGGCCGGAGCATCCAGGAGGAGAGCGACAGGATCGGTTTCGTGCCGGTCGGGCATGCCGCGCTCACTGCCGCCGGCGCGCTGCCCGCGAAGTATGTCATCCACGCCGTAGGCCCGAGGATGGGGGAGGGCGATGAGGAGAACAAGCTGAGGAACGCTGTCGTCAGCACGCTCACCCTGGCTTCGGAGAAGGGGTTCAGGAGCGTATCGCTACCCGCCATAAGCTCGGGTATATTCGGGTTCCCGAAAGACCGCTGCGCCCGCATTCTTGTGGCCGAGGCGCGGAAGTTCCTCCAGGAGCATCCTGCCTCCTCACTCGAGGTCGTCGAGTTCTGCATCTTCGACGACCAGACCCTTGGCTATTTCAGGCAGGAATTTGATACAATATAG
- the larC gene encoding nickel pincer cofactor biosynthesis protein LarC yields the protein MRIAYFDCAAGISGDMCLGALVDAGVSLASLKRALKHLPVEGYSLRARKVVRAGFAATKVDVVIDKKKPAREVQWKDIERVVARSSFDRNLKERGLNVFRKLFEAEAAVHAEAFDTVHLHELGGTDCLVDVFGTLIGLDTLGVGKIYSSAINLGSGSVRTRHGTLPVPAPATAELLKGFPVYASDIPFELTTPTGAVLIASLDPAFAPLPAMSIEQIGYGAGARDLPSMPNTVRLILGSPVEMSGYSIADDRVAVVETNIDDMNPQIYEDVMDKLFAGGALDVFLETVIMKKSRPAVKLSVIVRPQDIDKAAEILFRETTTIGLRFSIVHRKTLGRESRTVTTRYGPVRIKVSRTGGAVATATPEYEDLKALSRKTKLPIKRLTEHILEDAREDIR from the coding sequence ATGCGGATAGCCTATTTCGACTGCGCCGCCGGTATAAGCGGCGATATGTGCCTCGGCGCCCTCGTTGATGCAGGGGTCTCTCTCGCATCCCTCAAGAGGGCGCTGAAGCACCTGCCCGTGGAGGGCTACAGCCTCCGTGCAAGGAAAGTAGTCCGCGCCGGTTTCGCCGCCACAAAGGTCGATGTCGTCATCGATAAGAAGAAGCCCGCCCGTGAGGTGCAGTGGAAGGACATCGAACGGGTCGTTGCGCGCTCCTCTTTCGATAGGAACCTGAAGGAGCGGGGGTTGAACGTATTCCGGAAGCTCTTCGAAGCGGAAGCCGCTGTTCATGCTGAGGCCTTCGATACGGTTCACCTCCACGAGCTCGGAGGGACGGACTGTCTGGTCGATGTGTTCGGCACCCTGATCGGGCTCGACACGCTCGGCGTCGGGAAGATTTACTCATCGGCTATAAATCTCGGCAGCGGCAGCGTCAGGACCAGGCACGGCACTCTCCCGGTGCCTGCTCCTGCCACTGCCGAGCTGCTGAAGGGCTTTCCGGTCTATGCGTCCGATATCCCCTTCGAGCTGACCACGCCCACCGGCGCGGTCCTTATCGCGAGTCTCGACCCTGCTTTCGCTCCCCTGCCCGCAATGAGCATCGAGCAGATCGGGTACGGAGCCGGCGCCAGGGACCTCCCGTCAATGCCGAATACCGTGCGGCTGATCCTCGGTTCGCCTGTGGAGATGTCGGGATATTCCATTGCCGACGACCGCGTGGCCGTGGTCGAGACGAACATCGATGACATGAATCCCCAGATCTACGAGGATGTCATGGACAAGCTCTTCGCCGGAGGCGCGCTCGATGTGTTTCTCGAAACGGTGATAATGAAAAAGAGCAGGCCCGCGGTGAAGCTGTCGGTCATCGTGAGGCCGCAGGACATCGACAAGGCGGCGGAGATTCTCTTCCGCGAGACGACGACGATCGGCCTCAGGTTCTCGATAGTCCACCGTAAGACGCTCGGGCGCGAGAGCAGGACCGTCACGACGCGATACGGCCCGGTGAGGATAAAGGTCTCCCGGACCGGCGGTGCGGTTGCGACCGCGACACCCGAGTATGAGGATCTCAAAGCCCTCTCCCGGAAGACGAAGCTCCCGATCAAGAGGCTGACGGAGCATATTCTCGAGGATGCCCGGGAGGATATCCGCTAG
- a CDS encoding TolC family protein translates to MHRKSMLLFIHTVLLVLASATALIPAFALDASPEGAPVPAPSPAFVAPLTLDDAITLAAEHLPFYQAARLRVASTEALYNAALGPYFPRFDAAAAYRRFYTSAEDFDTRNYELSLSYLLYDGGERRANRTLARLNLENDRLEVRNTLLELYYAVRTAFYTALAQQELVTQRRVQRGDAQTDYEVAQGRYKFGVARLSDVLQASVRLEQARFNLIQAEGDLVKAFSDLNSLVGRPLESSYALAGTLDPEVKLPELRYFYEAALDKPEVLQAENDIRRAEQNQALVRSTFKPLVTAEAAYQRTSGGIFRTSFPDQRFAGLTATWNIFELGKFFRYKSARIEKDIAAQQLSEVKRQLLLAVNRAYEDVQISSNQIGVARQQVKQAEQNYEQAYGEYKVGKGDILSLVQAESFLAEAREQLITARLNFILSLSLLQRTAGTPWTSR, encoded by the coding sequence GTGCATAGAAAAAGCATGCTGCTGTTCATCCACACCGTCTTGCTGGTCCTGGCGAGCGCTACTGCGCTCATCCCGGCCTTTGCCCTGGACGCTTCGCCGGAGGGCGCGCCCGTACCGGCGCCGTCGCCCGCCTTCGTCGCTCCTCTCACGCTTGACGATGCCATTACCCTGGCTGCCGAACATCTCCCCTTTTACCAGGCGGCACGGCTGCGGGTGGCATCGACCGAGGCGCTCTACAACGCCGCGCTCGGACCCTATTTTCCCCGCTTCGATGCCGCGGCTGCATACCGGAGGTTCTACACCTCCGCGGAGGATTTCGATACCAGGAATTATGAGCTTTCCCTCTCCTATCTCCTCTATGACGGGGGGGAACGGCGGGCGAACAGGACCCTTGCACGCCTCAATCTCGAGAACGACCGGCTCGAAGTGCGGAATACGCTCCTCGAGCTCTACTACGCGGTCCGGACGGCCTTTTATACCGCCCTCGCGCAGCAGGAGCTCGTGACCCAGCGAAGAGTTCAACGGGGAGATGCGCAGACCGACTACGAGGTCGCCCAGGGGCGGTACAAGTTCGGCGTAGCCAGGCTCTCCGACGTGCTCCAGGCGTCGGTACGGCTCGAGCAGGCCCGCTTCAACCTGATCCAGGCCGAGGGCGACCTCGTCAAAGCATTCTCCGACCTGAATTCGCTCGTCGGCAGGCCGCTCGAGAGCAGCTATGCGCTGGCGGGAACGCTCGATCCCGAGGTAAAGCTGCCGGAGCTCCGGTACTTTTACGAGGCGGCGCTCGACAAGCCGGAAGTGCTGCAGGCGGAGAACGACATCAGGCGCGCCGAGCAGAACCAGGCCCTGGTGCGGAGCACGTTCAAGCCCCTGGTCACCGCCGAAGCGGCCTATCAGAGGACGAGCGGCGGCATCTTCAGGACCTCGTTTCCCGATCAGCGGTTCGCCGGTCTGACGGCCACCTGGAATATCTTCGAGCTGGGCAAGTTCTTCAGGTACAAATCGGCACGGATCGAAAAAGACATCGCCGCGCAACAACTCAGCGAAGTCAAGCGGCAGCTCCTGCTCGCCGTGAACAGGGCTTATGAGGATGTGCAGATATCCTCGAACCAGATCGGGGTAGCGCGCCAGCAGGTGAAGCAGGCGGAACAGAACTATGAGCAGGCCTACGGCGAGTACAAGGTCGGGAAAGGCGACATCCTCTCCCTCGTTCAGGCCGAAAGCTTTCTCGCCGAAGCCCGCGAGCAGCTCATCACCGCCCGCCTGAACTTCATACTCTCGCTCTCCCTGCTCCAGCGTACTGCCGGCACCCCGTGGACAAGCAGATAA
- a CDS encoding efflux RND transporter periplasmic adaptor subunit yields MKKKLLLGLLAVALVAGGIVIYRHFFAGPEITILETANVERRGLRGVLVATGIIKPQVGALVKIGTRATGTIVSMKVKVGDRVAQGQLIALIDDREIRRGIEQQQAALQSAENTLVQVELTYPERIKEAQANYDYAKTTYEREQQLLTHEYTTRDAVDRARSQFEAAEATLKRLRDEYRTQLKVAKANVGDRKAQLEQQHTRLSYTRIYAPINGVVSDVTAQEGETTVAGLQVANLVTVLDPARLEMWIYVDETDIGRVKREQKVEYYVDTLPDTLFHGTIERINPQPVVKDNIVYYLAIVRVAPDDALFLKPEMTTHVKVVFAERQGILTVPNAAVKFERGRQIVYKVREKKDIRKAEVKIGIRGEERTEIVAGAAEGEVIATKLILPATEQEQRPNGQKKR; encoded by the coding sequence ATGAAGAAAAAACTCCTCCTGGGACTGCTCGCCGTCGCGCTCGTTGCAGGCGGCATTGTCATCTATAGGCATTTCTTCGCCGGGCCGGAGATAACGATTCTCGAAACCGCGAACGTCGAGCGCCGCGGCCTCAGAGGGGTGCTCGTCGCGACCGGCATCATCAAACCCCAGGTAGGCGCCCTGGTGAAAATAGGGACGCGGGCCACGGGGACGATCGTCTCGATGAAGGTAAAAGTGGGTGACCGCGTTGCCCAGGGGCAGCTCATTGCGCTCATCGACGACCGCGAAATACGGCGGGGCATCGAACAGCAGCAGGCTGCGCTGCAGTCGGCCGAGAACACCCTCGTGCAGGTGGAGCTCACCTATCCCGAGCGCATCAAGGAAGCGCAGGCGAACTATGACTACGCAAAGACGACCTACGAGCGGGAGCAGCAGCTCCTCACGCACGAGTATACGACGAGAGACGCCGTCGACCGGGCGAGGAGCCAGTTCGAGGCAGCCGAGGCGACGCTGAAGCGCCTCAGGGACGAGTACCGGACCCAGCTCAAGGTCGCAAAGGCCAATGTGGGAGACAGGAAGGCGCAGTTGGAGCAGCAGCACACGCGGCTCTCCTATACGCGGATCTACGCTCCGATCAACGGCGTCGTCTCCGACGTCACCGCGCAGGAGGGGGAGACCACCGTGGCGGGGCTCCAGGTCGCCAACCTGGTGACCGTCCTCGACCCCGCCCGCCTCGAGATGTGGATCTACGTGGACGAGACCGATATCGGGAGAGTCAAGCGGGAACAGAAGGTCGAGTATTATGTCGACACGCTCCCCGATACGCTCTTTCACGGGACGATCGAGCGCATCAACCCCCAGCCCGTCGTGAAGGACAACATCGTCTATTACCTCGCTATCGTCAGGGTAGCGCCGGACGACGCCCTCTTCCTCAAGCCGGAGATGACGACCCACGTAAAGGTCGTCTTCGCCGAGCGGCAGGGCATCCTCACGGTGCCGAACGCTGCCGTCAAGTTCGAGAGGGGCAGACAGATCGTTTACAAGGTGCGCGAGAAAAAGGATATCCGGAAGGCCGAGGTGAAGATCGGCATCCGGGGAGAGGAGCGCACCGAGATCGTCGCCGGCGCTGCCGAGGGCGAGGTGATCGCCACGAAGCTCATCCTCCCCGCGACGGAGCAGGAGCAGAGGCCGAACGGTCAGAAGAAGCGGTGA
- a CDS encoding ABC transporter ATP-binding protein, giving the protein MSFCLMEDIRKTYRIGEEDVEVLRGVDLRIDEGEFAAIMGTSGSGKTTLMNIIGCLDTPTSGRYELAGREVSRLSDDELSVIRNEHIGFVFQSFYLLPYATVLENVLLPTLYVERPKGDREKRAMELLALVGLGERARFRPSQLSGGQQQRVAIGRALVNDPELLLADEPTGQLDSKTATEIMRLLAQMNERGKTVIVVTHDQAVAAYAKRIITIRDGVIVKR; this is encoded by the coding sequence ATGTCCTTTTGCCTGATGGAAGACATACGAAAGACCTACCGGATCGGCGAAGAGGATGTCGAGGTCTTGCGGGGAGTCGACCTCCGGATCGATGAGGGAGAGTTCGCGGCGATCATGGGGACCTCCGGCTCGGGCAAAACGACTCTCATGAATATCATCGGGTGCCTCGATACCCCGACCTCGGGCCGCTATGAGCTGGCGGGCCGGGAGGTCTCCCGCCTCTCGGACGATGAGCTCTCGGTGATCAGGAACGAGCATATCGGCTTCGTCTTCCAGAGCTTTTATCTCCTGCCCTACGCAACCGTGCTCGAAAACGTCCTGCTGCCGACGCTCTATGTCGAGCGGCCGAAGGGCGATCGTGAAAAAAGGGCGATGGAGCTCCTCGCGCTCGTGGGGCTCGGGGAGCGCGCCCGCTTCAGGCCGAGCCAGCTCTCGGGAGGACAGCAGCAGCGGGTCGCGATCGGAAGGGCGCTGGTCAACGATCCCGAGCTGCTCCTCGCCGACGAGCCGACCGGACAGCTCGACAGCAAGACCGCGACCGAGATCATGCGCCTCCTCGCGCAGATGAACGAGCGGGGCAAGACGGTGATCGTGGTGACCCACGATCAGGCGGTAGCGGCGTATGCCAAGAGGATCATTACCATCAGAGACGGCGTGATCGTTAAGCGGTGA